GAATATGTAATGGAAAACATTAAGCACTACCACGGATTTATTAATGGATTATGCACATTCGTTGGACTATATAATTTAGTTCCATCCTTTAACTAAAATTGTATTGGCACTGTGacaaatgtaattaaaaaaaagtgctTGCTCGAATTAccaaaacatttattaatttcGTGGCTCCTCTCACTCCCCTCTCTACAACTACAATATTTTTGACCCGGAGggattttgaaattaattatgtTTTCATATAACTGGGGAACTAAATTGAATGGGCTTcgtgaaaataattttatatatctagtttattattgtataaattttTGTGTTAACCATTATGGAGTATCCCTACGAGAAGCAACTGCGTATTAGGGAAGTGAGCACTTCCGTTTCTCCGGCCCCACCGCACACACCCAAACATCACATTTCCGGATATGAATTTCCGGCTCACTTTTCAGTCGGACTTCGTGTGGCTTTCATTGTTTGTTCAGTGGCAGGACTTTGACCCAAAACTGCATCCTGTCGCCGGCCAAAAACCGAATTCACATTCCAAAACGCATTCATAATTAACGCGACAAATGCGCAACAGTTTCTGACTTTGATATGGAAATCTCTGAAATCGAACACAATTGTGAGCTCAATCTTCAACCGGTTGTTACCAGTAACTGGCCATTAAACCTTATTAAATTTCGGAATTTTACCGGTTTATTTTTAGCTCTTTACCGGCTTTCCCGGTCCTATCTCTCCTCCATCTCGTCCAGTGCTCGAGTAAATTGGAAATCCTCAATCAGAACACAGAAATATTTTGGTTGCCCCCACTTGTTTACTCTGGAGCATTGTGGCTGCcaaaaaattctattttggTTAGACGTGCGGTTTCCTCGGTTGGCTGGCACATAAATATGCATGAAGGCGGCGGCCCCAGGAGGATGCTTCTAACTTATTTGCATAATGGATGTTTAATTGATTTGGGTCTGACACGAATCATTTGTCgagccaaaaacaaagaatataatatatggtgaaaaataaagaaaggaTTAGTTGAGTTCAAACTGGAGTTCCTACTATTATTCCTTTGGGATTGCCCTGCCGTTATGGCCCAAAAATAGGTCTAATTTGCCATAACTACATCTCAGTGCTGCGTACTTAGTTTCGATTACTTTTTCTAAAAAGGGCGAAACGGCCATAAAAACTCTTTATGCCCGTTTTATGCCGGCACAAGCTGCGAAATATCACACAGCTGGACTCACTGGAGGCTGCTCGTTGGCCTTTTTGGCATTCACTTTTATTATGCGACTCGTTCAAGGTCTTTGAGGGATTTGGCCATGAGGCAGTATCCAGTGGACAGTGGGCAGTGCAAGACAGGGGGAGCGTATAAAACAGTTTTGTCCAAATGGCTGCAGTCAAAAGGAAAATGCTTTGTGgaacttttggccaaaactaaAGATGCATAAGAGAGTGGTAATCCTCCAAATGGGAAAGTTTTCCCAACGGCTCTGAAAGCAGTCTGATTGTCTCCCAGCTAGTTTTTTGAGCCATTTATTAATGCTCAAGTGtttatattttccattttcttgtTTCCTTGTAATTTTCCTGGCGAACACCCTGGCAATTTTCCATTTCAGGGAGCAGATTCTTTCAGTGCACTTCCCACCGCAGAACCCATcatttaaattacaaaatttcaACGGCTCCGACATCAATCAACGACTGCCCATCTGAAGTGTTAGTTTTGGCATTGGCCGAGTAAACTTTTATAATTAGCTGCTGCTCCCGGCTGTCGGAACAAGTGGAGAAAACTGTGAGTGCAAGAAAATCTAATTAAAGCCGTGAAGGCATTGGCCCGAAAACATCCTCTAATCAAGCATATAAATTGGGGCTTAACCCGAGCTGTGTATCACTTTCAATAAACTCTCCAGACTGGCCTTGCTGCTAAACTTTCCCCTGGAAGTGCTCAAAACTTCGCCAGTCTCCGGTCCGAGTCACAATTAGCTTTTCCCAAGCTAATCAAGTCTTTGAAGTGGCTTTCTAAATGCATTCAGCTATCAGAAGGCGACCCTCAGAAGCCTCATGCATATTGAAGTAAGTGGTTGGGTCGAGCTCGAATTGTCTCTTGACCTTAGAGTACGAGTATGTGATTACGAATTCAGTCCGCTACACTCGATGCTAATCATGCATCCTTTCAGAGGAGCGGAAACAGGAAGCTCCTAGCTTGACccacaacaattaattttgtattttcgaTGCCATTCCCAGCCATCCAGGAAATTGTCAaacattcattttttttaattgcggCGTTTGTCTCTTTGCACTTAGACAAATTTCCGTAacattgaaaattaattttcatttaagcCAGTGCACTGTTTTAAGacgaaattaaataaaaatatatcgataaaGCTTGATAAATGTAAACCAGATGCAAGGCAATCCCCGCTCCACAGCATATGTATGTGCTGTTTTAATTTAGAATTGCTGAAACGAGAATAGTAAACCGCTGTCAGCCTGTGGCGTTGGAAATTTGCATTACATCCAATTTGGTGTTCTGGCAGTTTGGTTGAAAAGCAACACAAAAATTCCCACAACAATATGAAATCGGTATGTGGGACAAACAAGTACTTGCAGTGTTGTCATTAAATTTGTAGAGGAGAAAAcagaatacatacatatttaagtAATATTGACCAAATTTTACATAGATAGGACAAGTTCTATGCTTTATGTAATTAATGGGCTTACAAAATATGTATAGGAATTAGAAAATATGAGTTGTGGTTTTATGTGAGGATTAATAATTTCAGTttgaaaaaacttttaatttttgaagcaAAGATCAAAGAGCTATCTCAAAAATTTGTATGCACTTAATCATgtcttaaatttaattaaaaaacaacaaattagaCACAATTCCTTAAGCTATTTTAGgacataaaaattcaaaaatattgccactactatatattaatatttaaagttttaatgcTTTTCagataaaaccaaaaaataaatttattaccAAATAAgtaataactttatttttgttcCCTTTTGCTACATTGAAAAAGCTCAGTAGTTCACTATATTATTTCCCTTCTCTGTGATAATAGagattttttcttaaatacacAAAGAATGAACCCTGACAGTGCAAAAGTAGGAGCTTGCTTTCCCCACGAGCTTTTTAGATTTCTTCACATTATATATAAGTGGGGGTAGTAGTGAGAAGTAGCTTTAACTTTTGTAATCTCCGTCCGTTAACTACAAAAAATGGCAAATCTTTTAAACAACCGGTTTCTGAAGCGGGAAACGCGTTACCAATTTCTGGCAACAATTATTGGTGAGAACAAATACATCATGATCCTTTCGACTCTTACAATTACAGGACCTTTTTATTTAGTGAATATCATAACATTTGCTCATGGAATCGGATTGGGGTGGCTTTCTCCGACCTTGACTAAAATCCAAACGACGGACTCCCCGCTCGACTTTGCCGTAAATATCGATGAAATATCCTGGCTGGGATCGATGCTGGGACTAGGAAGTTTGTGCGGAAATTTGGTTATTGGCTTTTTACTGGAGCGAGCAGGTAGAAAGTTTTTCCTATATCTGCTAGCTGCACCCTACGCGGTGAGTGGAAgaattcaataaattaaaaagcaataaaaacaatagCTTTTTCCCTAAAGTGCCTTTGGATTCTGATTTACTGCGCATCCAATGTGTACTTTCTGTATGCCGCCCGGTTTTTAGGTGGATTTATTGGAGGAGTGTCCTACGTAGTTTTACCCATTTTCATCAGTGAAATAGCGGACACTAGGTAAGTTCTTGTACTAAAggtaaaataaaagaaactatCTAATTCATTCCTTCGAAGTATTCGAGGATCCCTGACTTCAATCCTGATGCTATCGGTGAATCTTGGAGTATTAGTTGGGTATATTTCTAGCTCCTACCTCGACTATCACGTGGTTCCCTTGGTAGCCATATTCCTGCCAATTGTCTACTTTTTGGCTACTCTGATGCTGCCAGAATCAGCTCCCTATCTCTTGAAAAAAAACCAGCTCACTGCAGCTGAAATGTCCTTTCGGTACTACAAAAATCAACGAGGGGCGAAGCAGAATTCAATGGATTCTTTTCAAGAGCTAAAACTAGCAGTGTTGTCTCAGCAGATGAACAACCGTGCTGGATTCACATTAAAAGACTTTAGTAAgattcttaaatttttttaactcgAAATCTACTAATATTTGGTATTTTAGTTACAAAACCAGCTCTTAAAGGGTTTGCAGCAGCTTTTGTTCTTTGCACCGGATTCGAATTCAGTAATGTCTTTAGCTTCATCAACTATATGTCGGATATATTCGCCAAGTCTGGATCGTTTCTGGATGTCGACACCTGTACAATAATAATTGGTCTTGTCCAAGTAATTGGAGTTTACACCTCAACCATATTTGTGGACATCGTAGGACGaaggttgctgctgctgatttcCACTTTGGGAGTGGGAGTTGGATGCATGGCATTTGGATGCTTTACATATTTTGGAGAACTCCACGATCTTCACGACTATACTTGGATTCCATTTGTTCTGAtgattttcattatttatgtGGCTAATGTGGGTCTGATTGGACTCTTCTTTCTTGTGATTGTAGAAGTACATCCAGCAAAGGTAACTTATTGACGAATTGTCGCATTACATTAAATAACTTTCTACTAAATATTACAGATTCGATCTGTTGCCACATCTATTTCGGTAGCTTGGATGAGCATCCTTGTCTTTGTAACGCTGAAGCTATTTCCATTGTTACTTCACTTCTGGGGAATGCCCTACACCATGTGGTTCTCAGCCATGTTTAGTTtagtaacttttttttatttcctatTCTTTCTGTCTGAAACCAAAGGAAAGTCTATGATCGAAGagtaaatataattaaaatatattttaatgtaatagaaactttatttaataaaatattgaggCCTAGTTTGTGCTCTCGCCAACAGTAGCTGCTACATTCTTATCACTTATTTCTATAACTCAGATAATAGCTCGTCTTCTAGACTTCTAGGCAGACTAGACAGCAAGGAACCTTTTTTATGATTAGCCGACTAGATGATACAATTCTCAATCGAGTGCTCCGGTTGTGAAATGCTTGCGGGCGTCATAGCTACTTAGACCAgatgttttatatttaaacaaGCTTTAAAAGTGCTGCTATCTTTCCTAGTGCCTAGTGTCgcggaaaaaataaaaaaaatttataattgtacATAAAGTAATTTAAGAACCCTATTAAAAATGATAATTATCATTTTTCGCCATGATAATTACTATCTTATTCAGTCTGCCGCAATATTGAAATTCATGGAGATGACATATTATCAACACATATCCAGACAGCCCGTGTTAAATATACGCTTCTAGAAGTCATAAAATGTGGTAGCGGTAGGTAATGGtagaaaaataattcaaatatagTTCGAGTTAGGTAGACAGTGAGTAATGGTAATAAAGGCGTAAATACTTATGTAATTGTTAAAATGGTTAAGCCGTGTAAAACAGCTTTTGACAACTTCTCTTAGAAACAACTCACTGGAGGCAAAGAGTGTAAGCTGATAACTTTGatgaaaattatattcaaataTATGTTAATTTTCGAATGGTTTAAATTAACCAGAGTTGACATTTAAAGCCGTATGCTTATCCTTAGCCTTATATCCTTTTCGGGGgccataataaaaccaataaactacaataaaaaatctaaaaacaagaaaggaaagctaacttcgggcggagccgaagtttatatacccttgcagttaaaaccggatatatatcgcaaacatcggatatagttggccgatccttatgggaataggaaaatataatccaatttattacaatacaaaatctaaaaaatgtcccaaacttctatcttcaaaaatacgaaagttgatatttctaccaaataccatttccgatcgttcagttatatggcagctatgggatatagtcggccgatcctaatgaaatttggtaggttgggtcaactgaccaaaaatagaatctgcattaaattccagctttctatcttcaaaaacacgaaagttgggtcatttccgatcgttcagttatatggcagctataggatatagtcggccgattctaatgaaGATTGgcaggttggattaactgacaaacaaaaatagaatatgtactaagtttcagctttctatcttcaaaaacacaaaaaatgggtcatttccgagcGTTCagtttatatggcagctataagatatagtcggccgatccttatgaaatttggcatgtagtaatgatttgccaaaaatagctctcgtgtcaaattaactctctaactctaaaaacaccaaagttataccatttccgatcaatcagttatatggcagctataggatatagtcggccgatccgttccgacttatatactgcgtgcaaaggaaagaagggtgtgtgcaaagtttcaagacgatagcttcaaaactgagagactagttcgcgtagaaacggacagacagacagacggatagacagacggacagacggacatgcttatatcaactcagagagtgatcctgatcaatatatatactttatagggtcggagatgtctccttcactgcgttgcacacttttggacaaaattataatacaagggtataaaaagtatgAATGTATTATGTTTAAAATAGATTTCATGAAAACGGCATTGAGTTAACCACCAAAAATCAGTAAGAGAGACAAACAAGTAGTGTATTGTTGTTAAACTATTATGGGGCTGCCATaatacttaaataaaaatattgtacCAATTTTAACATAACTGAGACACTTCTATAgcttctattatttttatttttcagcaAATAGTCATGCTCATAAAAtgctttaattttgttttagtttaaaaaaaaatatcgtttGCAATGTGccattcttaaaaaatcccaattttatttttgttggctCTCGTTGACATAGATTTATGGCATACTTGAAGGCGTCGTGTAGCAAGCGCCGAGGAGCatcatcaattttaataaaatcttcCTTTGTTTTCGCTGCATGTGTGCTTTTGAGTTTGGGAGTGAACTGGAAAATTTGTCCCAGAGCGGAAGATTTTTTTCTGTCATTTTAAATGTTGCATTTTTGCTTATTGTGCTGAACTTTTTTAGAGGATATTTAGCCGCTTTTTCTGCTGTCTTTAAGTTTAGCCAACAATGGTCGCCAATAATAACTCAACAGCCTTTGTATTTGAGGGCCATTAAATGCAGCGAACTGGAGAGAAACTGAAACAAAGGCAATGACAGCTCCGAAACAATTGCACAACTAATCAATGATGGTCATCAATGGCCACCGCGGAGGGAGTGCAATGTGCAGGGTGGAAGAAGAGCAAAGAAAACACATTGGGAAAACAATTAAACTAATTGACGGCAATTTATACGAAACAAAGACACAGGAACTGTGCGAAAATAGTCCCAGTATATATGTGGGTAGAAAGGACCAAAGAACGAAAGAAGAAAACAGGGAAACTtacacaaaaaactaaaagtttTATAGGAGAAAATTGGAGCTAAAAAGTTTTTCCACACAGCATCGAAAAGTAAACCGCTGAAAACGAAGGCAACCGCCAAGCAGAGAGAGTCTGGCGGGAAAATCCATTAACTTGGCCACTAATGAAACCACATTGAAAGAGTacccgccaccaccaccggcATCCACTAACTAATTGACACAGTCGGGTCCGAAACGCGAATTAGTCCGTCGTGCAGACTCCGATTGCATCGCTCATACGACCCGTATGCCAGACTCAACCCGTTAATCTAGAAATTATATGGTCAAGCTGTTACCGTTCGCCACTAAATCGGATTGTGATTAGGGCTTGGATTACGTTTTCTCATATTTGTACCCGTGTTGTGGTCTCCGACCTAACAGTGCAAA
This region of Drosophila bipectinata strain 14024-0381.07 chromosome 2L, DbipHiC1v2, whole genome shotgun sequence genomic DNA includes:
- the LOC108121125 gene encoding facilitated trehalose transporter Tret1-like isoform X1; this encodes MANLLNNRFLKRETRYQFLATIIVNIITFAHGIGLGWLSPTLTKIQTTDSPLDFAVNIDEISWLGSMLGLGSLCGNLVIGFLLERAGRKFFLYLLAAPYACLWILIYCASNVYFLYAARFLGGFIGGVSYVVLPIFISEIADTSIRGSLTSILMLSVNLGVLVGYISSSYLDYHVVPLVAIFLPIVYFLATLMLPESAPYLLKKNQLTAAEMSFRYYKNQRGAKQNSMDSFQELKLAVLSQQMNNRAGFTLKDFITKPALKGFAAAFVLCTGFEFSNVFSFINYMSDIFAKSGSFLDVDTCTIIIGLVQVIGVYTSTIFVDIVGRRLLLLISTLGVGVGCMAFGCFTYFGELHDLHDYTWIPFVLMIFIIYVANVGLIGLFFLVIVEVHPAKIRSVATSISVAWMSILVFVTLKLFPLLLHFWGMPYTMWFSAMFSLVTFFYFLFFLSETKGKSMIEE
- the LOC108121125 gene encoding facilitated trehalose transporter Tret1-like isoform X2, which gives rise to MLGLGSLCGNLVIGFLLERAGRKFFLYLLAAPYACLWILIYCASNVYFLYAARFLGGFIGGVSYVVLPIFISEIADTSIRGSLTSILMLSVNLGVLVGYISSSYLDYHVVPLVAIFLPIVYFLATLMLPESAPYLLKKNQLTAAEMSFRYYKNQRGAKQNSMDSFQELKLAVLSQQMNNRAGFTLKDFITKPALKGFAAAFVLCTGFEFSNVFSFINYMSDIFAKSGSFLDVDTCTIIIGLVQVIGVYTSTIFVDIVGRRLLLLISTLGVGVGCMAFGCFTYFGELHDLHDYTWIPFVLMIFIIYVANVGLIGLFFLVIVEVHPAKIRSVATSISVAWMSILVFVTLKLFPLLLHFWGMPYTMWFSAMFSLVTFFYFLFFLSETKGKSMIEE